The proteins below are encoded in one region of Paraburkholderia phenazinium:
- a CDS encoding EAL and HDOD domain-containing protein, translated as MSSIEVDDPSRAGGEPGRADGASVKPCFARQPILDRDGMLCGYELKLHCVSEAPAGDAAASTDATGHTVPDDATTAAAAEGEPRAVVQPTFTQSVVTALMHSGVRGALAGHLAHLDVNREMLFDEALELLPAERFLFELQPDIEVDDELIARIVVLHARRYRFVLDAVVVPSDTFARLLPYAERVKIDLPHISRALLPKLSTVLKSAGKLLIAQGIEAQEDFETALNLGFDKFQGYYFARAQTATLRKVSAPRHALLNLLQLLAGDPTVAQLEAELKLNPVLVMHLMKLANSSGLAVGHKVTTLREAINATGTNRIARWTQLLLYADGRKVALEDDPLLQLAATRARFMELAVLRLPKAGRDEADAAFLTGVFSFVDAVFGGSIENTLNVLTLSKPIQAAILRREGVLGLLLSVVDALERGEWKEIESVCAELAPLTVREVAELGLVAAAWAGVADRSAEAKGLERIED; from the coding sequence ATGTCCAGCATCGAAGTCGACGATCCGAGTCGGGCCGGCGGTGAGCCCGGTCGGGCTGACGGCGCATCAGTCAAGCCTTGTTTCGCCCGCCAGCCGATCCTCGATCGCGACGGCATGCTATGCGGCTACGAACTCAAGCTTCATTGTGTGAGCGAAGCGCCGGCAGGCGACGCCGCAGCCAGTACTGACGCAACCGGGCATACCGTGCCCGATGACGCAACCACGGCCGCCGCTGCCGAAGGCGAACCGCGCGCTGTCGTGCAGCCTACCTTCACGCAGTCCGTCGTCACCGCGCTGATGCATTCGGGCGTGCGCGGAGCGTTGGCCGGCCACCTTGCCCATCTGGACGTCAACCGCGAGATGCTGTTCGACGAGGCGCTCGAACTCCTGCCGGCCGAGCGTTTCCTGTTCGAGCTCCAGCCGGATATCGAAGTGGACGACGAGCTGATTGCGCGAATCGTCGTGCTGCATGCGCGGCGCTACCGCTTCGTGCTTGATGCCGTGGTGGTTCCGAGCGACACGTTTGCGCGCCTGCTGCCCTATGCCGAGCGCGTGAAAATCGATCTTCCGCACATCTCCCGCGCGCTGTTGCCGAAGCTTTCCACCGTGCTGAAATCGGCGGGCAAATTGTTGATTGCCCAAGGCATCGAAGCACAGGAGGATTTCGAAACCGCCCTCAATCTCGGCTTCGACAAATTTCAGGGCTATTACTTCGCGCGCGCGCAGACCGCGACGTTGCGCAAGGTGAGTGCGCCGCGCCACGCATTGCTGAACCTGCTGCAGTTGCTAGCCGGCGACCCGACGGTCGCGCAGCTCGAAGCCGAACTGAAGCTCAATCCGGTGCTCGTGATGCATCTGATGAAGCTGGCGAATTCGAGCGGCCTTGCGGTCGGCCACAAGGTGACCACGCTGCGCGAAGCGATCAATGCGACCGGCACCAACCGGATTGCCCGCTGGACCCAGTTACTGTTGTATGCGGACGGCCGCAAGGTCGCGCTGGAAGACGACCCGCTGCTGCAACTCGCCGCCACCCGCGCACGTTTCATGGAACTGGCGGTGCTGCGTCTGCCGAAGGCCGGCCGCGACGAAGCCGACGCAGCGTTTTTGACGGGCGTGTTTTCGTTCGTGGATGCGGTGTTCGGCGGCTCGATCGAGAACACGCTCAATGTGTTGACGCTCTCGAAGCCGATTCAGGCGGCGATCCTGCGTCGCGAAGGCGTGCTGGGTCTGCTGCTGTCGGTGGTCGATGCGCTCGAGCGCGGTGAATGGAAAGAAATTGAAAGCGTGTGTGCGGAGCTGGCACCGTTGACGGTGCGCGAAGTCGCCGAACTGGGACTCGTCGCGGCGGCGTGGGCAGGCGTTGCGGATCGCAGCGCCGAGGCAAAAGGTCTGGAGCGGATCGAGGACTAA